A genomic segment from Aegilops tauschii subsp. strangulata cultivar AL8/78 chromosome 1, Aet v6.0, whole genome shotgun sequence encodes:
- the LOC109745968 gene encoding uncharacterized protein isoform X3 translates to MAEPWPPYSSSSRGKKKRPRSPNDDATSSQGRTENSTSLEDNLIFSDTLIALQLMRTQFPKLEKSQLYSSVKDRTQVDRDLESLKKDRVLRVFKLNTGQDDHAIMFMDDYLKQMESAVRRSKGKNQDCSEVFEWFEKYVLPSKLDVSIDHLELVSFSQCSLLSHGGDARDKHITLLMNAGLLTRQLIDPNMYWFSIPSIGPILKGLTQGRKEVLSLLNRRKYKEMLLSSLEKTRLRLSPLDVRFHLRDLIGSGQIKTVQTATGLLARVSTD, encoded by the exons ATGGCAGAACCGTGGCCACCGTATTCATCATCATCTCGTGGGAAAAAGAAGCGACCACGCTCTCCTAATGACGACGCCACAAGTTCACAAGGCAGAACCGAGAACAGCACAAGCCTTG aggacaacctTATATTCAGTGATACTTTGATAGCTCTACAGTTGATGCGCACACAGTTCCCAAAGCTAGAGAAG TCCCAATTGTATAGCAGCGTGAAGGACAGGACACAAGTTGATAGAGATTTGGAG TCACTGAAGAAAGACAGAGTACTCCGTGTATTCAAACTCAATACTGGGCAGGATGACCATGCAATCATGTTCATGGATGATTATCTGAAACAG ATGGAATCTGCTGTCAGGAGGTCAAAGGGTAAAAACCAAGATTGCAGTGAAGTGTTTGAGTGGTTTGAGAAATATGTTCTGCCTTCGAAATTGGATGTTAGCATAGATCACCTAGAGCTGGTAAGTTTCAGCCAG TGTTCACTGTTATCACATGGGGGTGATGCAAGAGATAAACATATCACCTTATTGATGAATGCTGGTCTCCTA ACACGCCAACTAATAGATCCAAACATGTACTGGTTTTCTATTCCAAGTATTGGCCCTATCTTGAAAGGCCTAACCCAG GGGAGGAAGGAAGTTCTTTCGTTATTGAACCGTCGGAAGTACAAGGAGATGCTACTATCTTCACTGGAGAAGACGAGGTTAAGATTATCACCTCTTGACGTGCGGTTCCACCTCCGCGATCTGATTGGGTCTGGTCAGATAAAGACGGTTCAAACAGCCACTGGCTTACTTGCTCGCGTGTCAACAGATTGA
- the LOC109745968 gene encoding uncharacterized protein isoform X4, whose translation MAEPWPPYSSSSRGKKKRPRSPNDDATSSQGRTENSTSLEDNLIFSDTLIALQLMRTQFPKLEKSQLYSSVKDRTQVDRDLESLKKDRVLRVFKLNTGQDDHAIMFMDDYLKQMESAVRRSKGKNQDCSEVFEWFEKYVLPSKLDVSIDHLELCSLLSHGGDARDKHITLLMNAGLLTRQLIDPNMYWFSIPSIGPILKGLTQGRKEVLSLLNRRKYKEMLLSSLEKTRLRLSPLDVRFHLRDLIGSGQIKTVQTATGLLARVSTD comes from the exons ATGGCAGAACCGTGGCCACCGTATTCATCATCATCTCGTGGGAAAAAGAAGCGACCACGCTCTCCTAATGACGACGCCACAAGTTCACAAGGCAGAACCGAGAACAGCACAAGCCTTG aggacaacctTATATTCAGTGATACTTTGATAGCTCTACAGTTGATGCGCACACAGTTCCCAAAGCTAGAGAAG TCCCAATTGTATAGCAGCGTGAAGGACAGGACACAAGTTGATAGAGATTTGGAG TCACTGAAGAAAGACAGAGTACTCCGTGTATTCAAACTCAATACTGGGCAGGATGACCATGCAATCATGTTCATGGATGATTATCTGAAACAG ATGGAATCTGCTGTCAGGAGGTCAAAGGGTAAAAACCAAGATTGCAGTGAAGTGTTTGAGTGGTTTGAGAAATATGTTCTGCCTTCGAAATTGGATGTTAGCATAGATCACCTAGAGCTG TGTTCACTGTTATCACATGGGGGTGATGCAAGAGATAAACATATCACCTTATTGATGAATGCTGGTCTCCTA ACACGCCAACTAATAGATCCAAACATGTACTGGTTTTCTATTCCAAGTATTGGCCCTATCTTGAAAGGCCTAACCCAG GGGAGGAAGGAAGTTCTTTCGTTATTGAACCGTCGGAAGTACAAGGAGATGCTACTATCTTCACTGGAGAAGACGAGGTTAAGATTATCACCTCTTGACGTGCGGTTCCACCTCCGCGATCTGATTGGGTCTGGTCAGATAAAGACGGTTCAAACAGCCACTGGCTTACTTGCTCGCGTGTCAACAGATTGA
- the LOC109745968 gene encoding uncharacterized protein isoform X2, whose protein sequence is MAEPWPPYSSSSRGKKKRPRSPNDDATSSQGRTENSTSLEDNLIFSDTLIALQLMRTQFPKLEKVVTQPFILQSQLYSSVKDRTQVDRDLESLKKDRVLRVFKLNTGQDDHAIMFMDDYLKQMESAVRRSKGKNQDCSEVFEWFEKYVLPSKLDVSIDHLELCSLLSHGGDARDKHITLLMNAGLLTRQLIDPNMYWFSIPSIGPILKGLTQGRKEVLSLLNRRKYKEMLLSSLEKTRLRLSPLDVRFHLRDLIGSGQIKTVQTATGLLARVSTD, encoded by the exons ATGGCAGAACCGTGGCCACCGTATTCATCATCATCTCGTGGGAAAAAGAAGCGACCACGCTCTCCTAATGACGACGCCACAAGTTCACAAGGCAGAACCGAGAACAGCACAAGCCTTG aggacaacctTATATTCAGTGATACTTTGATAGCTCTACAGTTGATGCGCACACAGTTCCCAAAGCTAGAGAAG GTTGTAACACAGCCTTTCATTTTACAGTCCCAATTGTATAGCAGCGTGAAGGACAGGACACAAGTTGATAGAGATTTGGAG TCACTGAAGAAAGACAGAGTACTCCGTGTATTCAAACTCAATACTGGGCAGGATGACCATGCAATCATGTTCATGGATGATTATCTGAAACAG ATGGAATCTGCTGTCAGGAGGTCAAAGGGTAAAAACCAAGATTGCAGTGAAGTGTTTGAGTGGTTTGAGAAATATGTTCTGCCTTCGAAATTGGATGTTAGCATAGATCACCTAGAGCTG TGTTCACTGTTATCACATGGGGGTGATGCAAGAGATAAACATATCACCTTATTGATGAATGCTGGTCTCCTA ACACGCCAACTAATAGATCCAAACATGTACTGGTTTTCTATTCCAAGTATTGGCCCTATCTTGAAAGGCCTAACCCAG GGGAGGAAGGAAGTTCTTTCGTTATTGAACCGTCGGAAGTACAAGGAGATGCTACTATCTTCACTGGAGAAGACGAGGTTAAGATTATCACCTCTTGACGTGCGGTTCCACCTCCGCGATCTGATTGGGTCTGGTCAGATAAAGACGGTTCAAACAGCCACTGGCTTACTTGCTCGCGTGTCAACAGATTGA
- the LOC109745968 gene encoding uncharacterized protein isoform X1 gives MAEPWPPYSSSSRGKKKRPRSPNDDATSSQGRTENSTSLEDNLIFSDTLIALQLMRTQFPKLEKVVTQPFILQSQLYSSVKDRTQVDRDLESLKKDRVLRVFKLNTGQDDHAIMFMDDYLKQMESAVRRSKGKNQDCSEVFEWFEKYVLPSKLDVSIDHLELVSFSQCSLLSHGGDARDKHITLLMNAGLLTRQLIDPNMYWFSIPSIGPILKGLTQGRKEVLSLLNRRKYKEMLLSSLEKTRLRLSPLDVRFHLRDLIGSGQIKTVQTATGLLARVSTD, from the exons ATGGCAGAACCGTGGCCACCGTATTCATCATCATCTCGTGGGAAAAAGAAGCGACCACGCTCTCCTAATGACGACGCCACAAGTTCACAAGGCAGAACCGAGAACAGCACAAGCCTTG aggacaacctTATATTCAGTGATACTTTGATAGCTCTACAGTTGATGCGCACACAGTTCCCAAAGCTAGAGAAG GTTGTAACACAGCCTTTCATTTTACAGTCCCAATTGTATAGCAGCGTGAAGGACAGGACACAAGTTGATAGAGATTTGGAG TCACTGAAGAAAGACAGAGTACTCCGTGTATTCAAACTCAATACTGGGCAGGATGACCATGCAATCATGTTCATGGATGATTATCTGAAACAG ATGGAATCTGCTGTCAGGAGGTCAAAGGGTAAAAACCAAGATTGCAGTGAAGTGTTTGAGTGGTTTGAGAAATATGTTCTGCCTTCGAAATTGGATGTTAGCATAGATCACCTAGAGCTGGTAAGTTTCAGCCAG TGTTCACTGTTATCACATGGGGGTGATGCAAGAGATAAACATATCACCTTATTGATGAATGCTGGTCTCCTA ACACGCCAACTAATAGATCCAAACATGTACTGGTTTTCTATTCCAAGTATTGGCCCTATCTTGAAAGGCCTAACCCAG GGGAGGAAGGAAGTTCTTTCGTTATTGAACCGTCGGAAGTACAAGGAGATGCTACTATCTTCACTGGAGAAGACGAGGTTAAGATTATCACCTCTTGACGTGCGGTTCCACCTCCGCGATCTGATTGGGTCTGGTCAGATAAAGACGGTTCAAACAGCCACTGGCTTACTTGCTCGCGTGTCAACAGATTGA
- the LOC109745968 gene encoding uncharacterized protein isoform X5: protein MRTQFPKLEKVVTQPFILQSQLYSSVKDRTQVDRDLESLKKDRVLRVFKLNTGQDDHAIMFMDDYLKQMESAVRRSKGKNQDCSEVFEWFEKYVLPSKLDVSIDHLELVSFSQCSLLSHGGDARDKHITLLMNAGLLTRQLIDPNMYWFSIPSIGPILKGLTQGRKEVLSLLNRRKYKEMLLSSLEKTRLRLSPLDVRFHLRDLIGSGQIKTVQTATGLLARVSTD from the exons ATGCGCACACAGTTCCCAAAGCTAGAGAAG GTTGTAACACAGCCTTTCATTTTACAGTCCCAATTGTATAGCAGCGTGAAGGACAGGACACAAGTTGATAGAGATTTGGAG TCACTGAAGAAAGACAGAGTACTCCGTGTATTCAAACTCAATACTGGGCAGGATGACCATGCAATCATGTTCATGGATGATTATCTGAAACAG ATGGAATCTGCTGTCAGGAGGTCAAAGGGTAAAAACCAAGATTGCAGTGAAGTGTTTGAGTGGTTTGAGAAATATGTTCTGCCTTCGAAATTGGATGTTAGCATAGATCACCTAGAGCTGGTAAGTTTCAGCCAG TGTTCACTGTTATCACATGGGGGTGATGCAAGAGATAAACATATCACCTTATTGATGAATGCTGGTCTCCTA ACACGCCAACTAATAGATCCAAACATGTACTGGTTTTCTATTCCAAGTATTGGCCCTATCTTGAAAGGCCTAACCCAG GGGAGGAAGGAAGTTCTTTCGTTATTGAACCGTCGGAAGTACAAGGAGATGCTACTATCTTCACTGGAGAAGACGAGGTTAAGATTATCACCTCTTGACGTGCGGTTCCACCTCCGCGATCTGATTGGGTCTGGTCAGATAAAGACGGTTCAAACAGCCACTGGCTTACTTGCTCGCGTGTCAACAGATTGA
- the LOC109745992 gene encoding wall-associated receptor kinase 3-like, which translates to MATPPQPRLFPSLTLRFLLLAAAAATLSLWQGGASAEEQRRPVTLEGCQAMCGNISVPFPFGMNQGCFVEGFQVACDDSFDPPRLFLFYNRTGPRTSFSEMGEAAYSTPTPVTSDPTLEKRWEVPVELMDISIAKSEARAYGLVRSDCSTSARDHLLKLQFTWLYQPFYLSEKRNFLVGVGRDVRARMSDYLLGSASPDTTCYSSIGPTCEDAFPKGSILNRFGVTFEPDNNTSWESSPCLYGMVVESSWYNFSDEDMRGYEVLSNKYSRGVPMVLDFAFRDGSCPGADSSVRPGYRCVNGNSSCVNSTSAEGYFCKCLEHYDGNPYIPNGCQDINECELREQNPDLRDLYPCDGICKNRLGGYDCRCKPGMKGDAIKGTCTEKLPLAAKVTVGIAAMIVVLVLMVMVHQLLKFRRFYEQNGGPVLKGVKNIRIYTRKQIKQMTNNYRRVIGEGHFGKVYLGTLKDKKQVAIKKSIKVDNHMKKEFTDEVIIQSAMRHKNIVMLIGCCLELDVPTLVYEFVARGSLYDVLFKCRDKILVGTRLWIAAGSAEGLTYMHSAGESTIRHGDVKSANILLDEKFTPKVSDFGTSKLLARGKDEMTELVIGDMSYIDPVYMEQGIVTQKSDVYGFGVVLIELITRRPATYDAERSYVANFVEAFVEKRGRSFIDNDITSEADINLLEMVGGVAVDCLKPNPEERQDMKQVEHRLLEIVAQSEDYSQKRNFQGDLSPAPDDVAFLKALGE; encoded by the exons ATGGCGACACCCCCGCAACCCCGGCTGTTCCCATCGCTAACTCTGAGGTTCCTGCTGCTCGCTGCAGCAGCAGCAACTCTGTCTCTGTGGCAGGGTGGTGCCAGCGCTGAAGAGCAGCGCCGGCCCGTCACGCTTGAGGGTTGCCAGGCCATGTGCGGCAACATCAGCGTCCCCTTCCCGTTCGGCATGAATCAGGGCTGCTTCGTCGAGGGCTTCCAGGTCGCCTGCGACGACTCGTTCGACCCCCCTCGTCTCTTCCTTTTCTACAACCGGACAGGACCACGAACCTCATTCAGCGAGATGGGCGAGGCGGCGTACTCAACGCCGACACCGGTCACGTCGGACCCGACGCTGGAGAAGAGGTGGGAAGTGCCCGTGGAGCTCATGGACATATCGATTGCCAAGAGCGAGGCACGGGCTTACGGACTGGTGAGATCCGACTGCAGCACGAGTGCGCGCGACCACTTGCTCAAGCTTCAGTTTACGTGGTTATATCAGCCATTCTACCTGTCAGAGAAGCGCAATTTTCTCGTCGGTGTTGGCAGGGACGTCAGAGCTAGGATGAGCGACTACTTGCTGGGCTCCGCAAGCCCTGATACGACATGCTATTCAAGCATTGG ACCTACCTGCGAGGACGCCTTTCCAAAAGGAAGCATCCTCAACAGATTTGGTGTGACGTTTGAGCCAGATAATAACACGTCTTGGGAAAGTTCACCCTGCCTCTACGGCATGGTGGTGGAGAGCTCATGGTACAACTTCTCTGATGAGGACATGCGCGGCTACGAGGTGCTATCCAACAAGTACTCGAGGGGCGTCCCCATGGTGCTCGATTTCGCCTTTAGGGACGGTTCATGTCCGGGTGCGGACAGCTCTGTCCGTCCAGGCTACAGGTGCGTCAACGGCAACAGCTCCTGTGTCAATTCAACCAGTGCCGAAGGCTATTTCTGCAAGTGCTTGGAACATTACGATGGCAACCCTTACATTCCTAATGGATGCCAAG ACATCAACGAGTGCGAGCTCCGAGAACAAAATCCTGATCTCCGTGATTTGTATCCTTGCGACGGGATCTGTAAGAACAGGCTGGGAGGCTATGACTGTCGATGCAAACCCGGAATGAAAGGGGACGCCATAAAAGGAACCTGCACGGAGAAACTCCCCCTAGCAGCAAAAGTGACTGTGG GTATTGCTGCCATGATTGTTGTCTTGGTCCTCATGGTTATGGTCCATCAGCTACTAAAATTTAGAAGGTTCTATGAACAAAATGGTGGTCCGGTACTAAAAGGTGTAAAGAATATAAGGATCTATACAAGGAAACAAATTAAGCAAATGACAAATAACTACAGGCGTGTAATTGGAGAGGGCCACTTTGGTAAGGTTTATCTTGGGACTCTCAAAGACAAAAAACAAGTTGCTATAAAGAAGTCCATCAAGGTTGACAACCACATGAAGAAGGAGTTCACCGATGAGGTTATAATCCAATCTGCAATGAGGCACAAGAACATTGTTATGCTCATAGGCTGCTGCTTAGAGCTGGATGTTCCCACGTTGGTGTACGAGTTCGTAGCGAGAGGGAGTCTGTACGATGTCCTCTTCAAGTGCAGAGATAAGATTCTAGTGGGTACACGGTTGTGGATTGCCGCTGGGTCAGCCGAAGGCTTAACATACATGCATTCAGCAGGGGAGAGTACAATCCGTCATGGTGATGTTAAATCTGCCAATATCCTTCTCGACGAAAAGTTCACCccaaaggtttcagactttggGACATCAAAGCTACTCGCGAGAGGAAAAGACGAGATGACAGAACTTGTCATTGGGGACATGAGCTACATAGATCCGGTATATATGGAACAAGGGATCGTCACACAGAAGAGCGATGTCTACGGCTTCGGAGTTGTCCTCATAGAACTTATCACAAGGAGGCCTGCAACATATGATGCTGAGCGGAGCTATGTTGCAAACTTTGTTGAAGCTTTTGTAGAAAAAAGAGGAAGAAGCTTTATTGACAATGATATTACAAGCGAGGCGGATATCAATCTATTGGAAATGGTTGGCGGAGTCGCGGTAGATTGTCTAAAGCCCAATCCAGAAGAACGACAAGACATGAAACAAGTAGAGCACCGCCTCCTCGAGATTGTTGCACAATCTGAAGATTATAGTCAAAAGAGGAACTTCCAGGGAGATCTTAGTCCGGCACCAGATGATGTTGCTTTTCTTAAAGCCTTGGGAGAATGA